One region of Aquificaceae bacterium genomic DNA includes:
- a CDS encoding ferredoxin oxidoreductase, which produces MYYVADVKEADCAKYNCKQCVLFCPEPNTLMYHNSKHVAWVNYSRCKGCAICVYVCSDLLKRNCIEMVMMTTGN; this is translated from the coding sequence ATGTACTACGTGGCAGATGTAAAGGAAGCAGATTGTGCTAAGTATAACTGCAAGCAGTGTGTGCTTTTCTGTCCCGAGCCTAACACCCTTATGTATCACAACTCAAAGCATGTGGCATGGGTAAACTACTCCAGGTGTAAGGGCTGTGCCATATGCGTTTATGTATGCTCTGACCTTCTAAAGAGAAACTGTATAGAGATGGTAATGATGACTACTGGTAATTAA
- a CDS encoding 2-oxoacid:acceptor oxidoreductase family protein: protein MKRYNIRIAGVGGQGVVTSAHILGNAMSAAGKYATLVPFFGSEKRMAPVEAYVRVSDQPIYEVGEVVYPNVIMIYHPQVITHGKSYTMPFYSGLKENGIVIINTDADIIPEEDWNILRELNTRVYMFPATKLALDVAGTELATNMAMVGLFFGITRLVDFEHIEQAVRERFLGNTFVASGGTTALDSAIEKKFKKKMELLEKNMQVIREAFKIAEERGWVEEGALTS from the coding sequence ATGAAAAGGTATAACATACGCATAGCTGGTGTTGGTGGGCAGGGGGTGGTCACCTCCGCCCATATTCTTGGTAATGCCATGTCCGCCGCAGGCAAGTATGCCACCCTTGTTCCCTTCTTCGGTTCAGAAAAGAGGATGGCACCCGTTGAAGCCTACGTTAGGGTCTCAGACCAGCCCATATACGAAGTGGGAGAAGTGGTGTATCCCAACGTCATAATGATTTACCATCCTCAGGTTATAACTCATGGAAAGTCTTATACCATGCCCTTCTACTCAGGTTTGAAGGAAAACGGTATTGTGATAATAAACACGGATGCGGACATAATTCCAGAAGAGGACTGGAATATACTAAGGGAGCTAAATACACGAGTCTATATGTTCCCCGCTACAAAATTAGCCCTTGATGTAGCTGGGACTGAGCTTGCCACCAACATGGCGATGGTGGGTCTCTTCTTTGGTATAACTAGGCTCGTGGACTTTGAGCACATAGAGCAGGCGGTAAGAGAGAGATTTCTTGGAAACACCTTTGTAGCTTCTGGTGGAACAACAGCCCTTGACAGTGCTATAGAGAAGAAGTTCAAAAAGAAGATGGAGCTCCTTGAGAAAAACATGCAGGTTATAAGAGAAGCCTTTAAGATAGCGGAGGAAAGGGGCTGGGTAGAAGAAGGAGCTCTAACAAGTTAA